Part of the Polyangium spumosum genome is shown below.
GTAGGTCGAACCGACCGGAAATCGCTTGACTTGCTGGAGCTCGAGATCGGCGACCTCGGGCGTCGTCGGCGGAGTGCCCTCGTTTCCGTCTCCGCAACTCGCGCCAGCCGATACGGCGAGCGCCATCACGAGCATGACCGTACCCACGGATGATTTCGATAGAGACCAGGAGCGCTTCATCATTTGGTTCCTTGCTGGAGCTGCTCTTCTAAGGGAAGCCGGCGCCGCGACAAGGTCACGAACGTACACGACGTTCGCGCGGCGCCGTATTTGATCGACCTGTGATTGCTCTCACGGTTGGCAGCGCGGTTCGCAGCCGCTTCACCACATTCATGGTTGCCCGGCACGACCATCGGCGCAATACGCGCGACCCGCTTGACATCACGAGGTTTCTCGAATCCATTGTGGCGGTGTTTTTACGTCGGTCTCGCGCGGGACGTACTCCGCTCGTGTTGATCTCGGTCCTCGGGCTTTTTGCGCTCGCGTCCCTCGACACGGGCTGCGGCGCGCCGCCGCGTGGCGTCGACTGGAACGGCAAGCGCCTGCCGGTCATCGATCTGCACCTGCACCCGGGCGACTGGGATCACGTCCCCGAGGACACGCGGAAGTTTCTCGCCTCGCGGTTTCCGTTCCCGCTCGGCCTCGACGCCGAGGCGGCGGCGAAGGGATCCCTCGAGCCCGAGAATGTCCTCCTGGAGATCGACGACGCGGGCATCTGGGGCGCGGGGCTCTTCGCCATCTATGCGCCGCGCACCGTGGGGATCGCCTCGAACGAGCTCGTCGCCGAGGCCCTCACCGTCGCGCCGGAGCGCTTCTTCGGCCTCGCCTCGCTTCGCGTCGATCGGTGGTCGACCGATCGCGACGCCGAGCTCGCGCAGCTCGAATCCACGCTCTCGCGGCCGGGGTTCGTCGGCATCAAGCTGGCGCACGCCCACCAGCATTTCCGGATGGACGACGCCGCCTACTATCCGATTTACGAGATATCGGCCCGGATGGGCAAACCGCTCTACCTCCACACCGGGACGAGCCCGTTCCCCGGCACGTCGCAGGACGCGCCCTACACCGATCCGACGTACCTCGAGCCCGCCATTCAGCAATTTTCCGGCGCGAAGTTCATCCTCGGGCACCTCGGGTATGATTTCAAGGAGCAACGCAACGTCGGGCTCGAGACCTGCATTCGCCTCGCGAAGGCGTATCCGAACGTCTTCCTCGAACCCTCGGCGCTCGGCTCCGCGGGCTCGGATCCGACGGGCGCGAACCTGAAGGAGGCGATGCGGCGCATGCGCGAGGAGGGCGTCGTGGACCGGATCATTTATGGCAGCGACGGCCCGCAGAGCCCGGGGTTCGTCAAGGGATACCTCGATCGAACCGTCGCCGCGATGCAGGAGGCCGGATACACCGAGCAGGAGGCTACCGACGTCCTCGCGGGGAATTTCTCCCGTGTGTTCGGCGTGGCCATCCCGGCAGAGGCGGCGGAATGAAATCGACCCTCGTCGTCGCCTCGGTCCTCGCCGCGTGGGTCTGGACACCCCAGGCGCTCGCCGCGGAGCCGCGTTCCCCCTTTCCCGAGCACGCCGCGCTCGACGCCGTGGGCGGGAGCCCGGCGAGGGGCGCGTACGTCCTCTCGGCGCAGGGCGGCTGGCCCTTCTCGTTCCTGCGCGCGCAGGTGGGTTTGTCGAAGCGCATCACGTTGCAGAGCGAGCTCGAGTCGGCCCTCGGGCGTCGGTATCGCCCCATGCTGGGGATCGGCGTGCGGATCGCGGACGCGAGGCACCTGCGGCTCTCGGGCGAGCTCCTCGGCGGATGGCTCTTCCAGCGCAGCGAGGAATATCGGCGCGGCCCCAATGGAGAGCTCCGGCTCCGCCTGGCCATTCCGGTGCGGAGGTTCGTCCCTTACCTCGTGCTCGGCACGCGCCACGCATTCCTGCCCGACCTCTTGACGATCGAGCGCGCCTCGGGCACGGAGACGAGCTGGTCTTTGCGGCACGAGTGGACGCCGTGGGCCACGCTGGGGCTCGGCTTCGCGATTTCACGCGCCGTCGGGCTCGATATCGGCATCAACTACGGCTGGGTCGGCGCGCCGGAGACGATCGCGCTGCCGGGGATCCACGCAGGCCTGCATTTCGGAGGGGATCGATGAGCCGGGCCGCCCTGGGCTTCGCCTGCGCCCTCGCGCTTTCGCTCGCGGGGTGCATCAACGAGGAGACGCGCCTCTACGAGGTCGTGCTCGAGGGCGAGGTCGGCGTGGCGCCGGGCGCCCCGAGCGAGGGGGCCGTGCACCTCCAATTCCACGTCGCGAGGACGTTCGGCGAAGGCGACCTCGCGCATCCGCTCGGCGAGTTCGATCGGCGCACGATCGCCGGCGTCGGGCCGGTGCGCGAGACGTTGCTCCATCCGCGCGATGTCGGGGAGGGGCTCGTCGTCTACGGCTGGCTCGACAGCGACGGCGACGGCATCCATTGCGCGCCCGGACAAACTGAGGAGCCCGCGGGCCTCGTGGAGGTCGCGGGGTTCCCGGCGCACGCGCTCTCCTTTTCGCTGACGTTGAGCGCGCCGTGTGTGGGGCCGGAGTCGTTGTATCCTTGAGAGACGATGTCCGACGCACCCAAGCCGAAGCGTGACGTGCTCGATCCCGCGCTGGCTCTGCGCTTCGCCTGGCGCGTGGCGCCGCCGCCCGAGCCGTCGCCCCCGCCCCCGCAAGCCGACCCCCGAGCCGCGACGAACGTCGACCCCACGGCATCACGAGGCTTCGCCGAGCACGCGGCCGAGGTCTGCGAGGAGCTCGCGAGGGAGGTGCGCAAGGCATGGGCGCTCGTATCGCCGTCCGCGCAGGCCGCCGCCACGAAGCGGCTGAAGCGCTTCGCGTGCCGGATCGGCTTCGAGATCGTCGGCATGTCCCGGCATCCCCTGGAGGCCGTGCGGCTGCTCCGCCTCCTCGTCCGTCACGTCGAGGCCGCGCCGATCCGGCGTCACGAGATGTTCCAGCTCGCGTGGCTTTCCGTGCCGGATCGCCACCCCGAGGTGGTCGAGCTCCTCGTCGAGGCCGCGCGCACCGGCGACGAGAACCTCGCGTTTGTCCTCGATCGCACCGTGGCCGACAAGGAGCTCGGAGGACGTTATCCCGAGCTCGGCGCGCGGCTCGCCCAGGTCGCCGACGAGGCGCGCGCCTGGCCCGCGCGCGCGCTCGCGATCCGGTGGCTCTCGCTCGACGATTTCCCGGCGGCGATCCCCTCGCTGCGGCGCGCGCTCCGGGGGAGGCACGCGCGGATTCGATATTATGCGCTCTTCATCCTCTCGCAGATGAAGGGAGGGGCGCTGCGCGAGGAGGACGTCCTCTGGCTGCTCGAGGACGCCGTGCCCCACCCGCTCGACGGCGACCCCGGGATGAGCAGGTACGAGCGCATCGCCGACTACGAGAAGGCGCTGATCGACGCGCTCCGGGTGGCGTGTCCACCCGAAGGATGGAAGCCGCTCGAGGTCATCCTCGAGGGCGGCGGCGCGTACATCTTTCGTGATCGTCCCGGGCTCGACTCCGACTGGGCGCTGGAGGCGCTCGCGGCCGGATATCCGGAGCGGGCCATCCACCGCATCGATCGCGCGCTCGTCGAGCCGGGCAGCCTCGACAGGTACGCCGCCCTCCGCGCGATCGGGCGCTTGCCGGAGGAGCTGGCGCGCCCGCGGCTCCTTCAGGTGGCAGGGGCCTCCGAGCACGACCTCGTCGAGCGCGCGAAGCAGATCTGGTTCTCTCGGTTCGGGAGTGAGCTTCCGACCTCGCCGCTCGCCGGGGTGCCCGTGTCTCTGCTCGAAGGTCCGCCGAGCGAGCGCTTCTTCGCGTGCCTGACCGTGCTCCGCGGCGCGTCGCAGCCGGCGATCTTCACGATGGTCGACGCGCTGCTCGCCGAGGCGCCCGAGGGGGACGCTCCGCCCGAGCGTCTCTCTCCCGCGCAGCGTGAGGCGCTCGTGTTGCTGCTCTTCACGCTGCGCACGACCGGCAGGCTCTACAAGCACCCGACGCGGGGCGATCTGAACGAGGCCCGCTGGGCCAAGCTCTTGCTTCGCCGGTTCGGCGCGCCCGCGTTCGAGGGGCTCGTGGTGTTCGCGGAGGCGGGGGCCGTCGCCGGGGTGCTCTTCGGCTGGCTCGACGCGCTCACCTCCTTGGCGCGGGAAGAGATGCTCGGCCCGGAGCAACGTGAGCGCCTGCGGGACATCGCGCGCGCCGCGCTCGCGTCACCCGCGTGGGACAACGCGATCGCGCCGCTCAACGCGCTCTCGGTCGTCGGCGCGCCGGAGGACTGCCTCGAGCGGCTCTGGTCGATCCTGATGGTGCCGGAGGAGCCCACGGAGAAGCGGAGGGGTGGCGTGCGTTCGAACGCGGACGCGGCGCGGTGGGCTTCGATGGCCCTGCGCGGGATGGAGTCCCCCGAGCTCGACGCGCGGATCGCGGCGGCGGCGGGCGAGGCGCTCCGGCAGAGGGACTTCGAACTCTTCGATCGGCTGATGTTCCTCGGATCGGCTCGAAAGACGCTCGGGGTGCTGGACGTCGCGATGGCCGCCCTCTCGTCGTATGACGGTGATCCTGCCACGTACGGCCCGGTGTCCCACGCGGCCTCCGTGCTCGCGCGGGCCGAACGCCTCGACGACGCGTGGATCCTGTCCATGCTCGAGCGGCCCGAGGCGTCGCAGTTCCCGATCGCCGCTGGGCTCGTCCGGAGCGACTCGCCCGCGCCGATGCTCGAAGCGCTCACGCGCGCGCTCGGCTCACCCGCGCGAGGCGGCGCGGCCGCGGCCGAGGCGGCGCAGGTGCTCGTGTTGCAGGAGGTGATCGCGGGGGACGACCCGCGGCTCCCTGGCATCCTCGAACGAGCGCCGGACCTCGCGCGCGCCGAGCTGTGCGGCGCGCTCATCGACGTCAAGGTGCCACTCGCGAGCTACCGGGAGCACGTCGCGGCCTGCCTTCTCTCGCCCGATCCACGCGTCACGCGGGAGCTGCACGATCCCTTGTGGTGCCGGGAGCCGGAGGGGAGGGACGAGCTGTTCGAGGAGCTCTTGCCTCGGGTGCAGGTCGAGGACACGCGCGACTTCATGCGCCATCACCTCCGCGCGCCGAACGAGGCCGCGACGTACTGGGTCGACGGCGCCGAAGAGGACGAGGACGAGGACGACTGGGACGACGACGACTTCGACGACGACGACGACGAAGGCGACGAGGACGCCCCGTCCTGACGCGGGCTACGCCTCTGCCTTCATGCAGCCTGCGAGCTCCGCGAGCAGTTTGTCCGTCGCCTCGAGCCCGCTCGCGAACGGCTCGGTGTCGCGGCTTCGTCGTGACAGTCGCATGTCCGGCGACAGCTTGTACGGCGAGCCCTTCGGCTGCACGAGCTTCATCACCTTCGCCGGATCGAGCGGCGTGTCGTCGCGCAGGTGCAAGGTCACGCCCTTCGCCGTCGCCTCGCAGGCGAGGGCGCGGAGCTTCCGGAGCTCGGTCTTCAGGCTCATGAGGTGCACGAGCCGCCGCGCCTCGATCGGGGGCGCGCCGAATCGATCCTCCATCTCGTTCGCGAGATCCTGCACCTCGTCCGGGCTCGAAGCGCTGGCGAGCCGCTTGTAGAACGACAGACGCACGCCGACGTCGGACACGTACTCCTCGGGCAGGAGCGCGTCGGCGTCGAAGGCGAGCTCGGGGTCGACCTCGTGCACGACGGGCTCGCCTTGCAGCTCGTGCACCGCCTCGTCGAGCATCTGGCAGAAGAGCTCGAAGCCGACCTGCGCCACGTTGCCGCTCTGCTCGGCGCCGAGGATGTCGCCCGAGCCGCGCAGCTCGAGGTCCAGCGAGGCGATCTGGAAGCCCGAGCCGAGCTCCGTGTGGCGCTCGAGCGCCTCGATCCGCGAGCGTGACTCGTCGGTCATCGCGTTCGCCGGCGGCACGACGAGGTAACAATACGCGCGCTCCTTCGAGCGGCCCACGCGGCCGCGGAGCTGGTAGAGCTGCGAGAGGCCGAACATGTCGGCGCGATCGACGATCATCGTGTTCGCCCGCGGGATGTCGAGGCCGCTCTCGATGATCGCGGTCGAGCAGAGGATGTCGTAGCGACCCTCGACGAAATCGAGCATCGCCTGCTCCAGCGCGGTCTCGCTCATCTGCCCGTGCGCGACCGTGATCCGCGCCGAGGGCACGAGCTCCTGCAGCCGCGCGGCCCGCTCGTAGAGGCCCTCGACGCGGTTGTACACGTAAAACACCTGCCCACCGCGACCGAGCTCGCGCAGGGTGGCCTCGCGCAGGACGTTCTCGTCGTGACGCGTGACGATCGTCCGGATCGCGCGCCTCTCCGCGGGTGGCGTGGTGATGATGGACATGTCGCGTAGCCCCGTGACGGCCATCTGCAGCGTGCGCGGGATGGGCGTCGCCGTGAGCGTGAGGACGTCGACGTTCGTCTTCAGCGCCTTGATGCGCTCCTTGTGCGTGACGCCGAAGCGCTGCTCCTCGTCCACCACGAGCAGGCCGAGCTTCTTGAAGTGCACATCCTTGGAGAGCAAACGATGTGTGCCGATGACGACGTCGACCTTGCCCTCGCGCAGGCCCCGGGTGACCTCGTCCTGCTCCTTGTTCGACTGGAAGCGCGACATGGCCCGGACCTCGAGCGCGTACGGGCTCATGCGGGCCTTGAAGTTCAGGTAGTGCTGCTGCGCGAGCACGGTCGTCGGGCAGAGGACGGCGACCTGGCGGCCGGAGGCCGCGACGCGGAAGGCCGCGCGGATCGCGACCTCGGTCTTGCCGAAGCCCACGTCGCCGCAGACGAGCCGATCCATCGGGCGCGCGGCCTCGAGATCCGACGAGACCTCGCCGATCGCGCGGGCCTGATCGGGCGTCTCGTCGAAGGGGAAGGTGGCCTCGAAGGCGGCGTAGTCGTCGTCGGGCAGAGGCGTCGGCTCGCCGACGGCGCTCTTGCGCTCGGCGTAGAGGCGGAGCAGCTCGTCCGCCATCTTGCGCAGGCTCTTCTCGACGCGGGCCTTCGTCTTGGCGAACGTCTGCCCGCCGAGGCGGTCGAGCTTCGGCGCGCCCTCGCCGCCCTGGAACTTCTGGATCTGGTTGAGGCGATAGACGGGCAGGTAGAGTTTGTCCCCGCCCGCGTACTCGACCGTGATGAGGTCGACGACCATGCCGCCGACCTGCTTGTGCACGAGGCCCTGGTAGCGGCCGATGCCGTGATCGGCATGGACGACGAAATCACCGACGGAGAGGTTGCGCAGGTCCTCGAGGAAGGGGCGCGCGGAGGCCTTCGTGTCCTTGCCGGCGCGCGCGGCGCGGCGATGCGCGCGGGCGCCGAAGATCTCCTCCTCCGTGACGAGCGCGACGAGCTCCGCGGGGGCGACGACGCCACGCGCGAGGGCGCCTCGCACGACGAGCGCGGTGCGCGCGGCCTCGGGATCGGACGCGTCGAGGAGCGCGGGATCGAAGGCGCCGAGGCGGGCTTTGACGCGGACGCCCTGGTGGCGCAGCAGCGTGACGAGGCGCTCGACCTGGGTCTCGGCGCGGGCGGCGATCACGACCCGCATGCCGTGCTCCTGCCAGGCGAGGATGCGGCGCACGAGCGGATCGAGCGCGCCTGTCTTGCCGCGGGAGGCGCGCGCGGCCTTGATGGCGCGCTCGAGGTCGCCTTGATCGAAGGTCGCGAGGGAAGGCGCGTCCTCGGGCGCGACCTCGAAGCGCTCGAGCGAGGCGGGCTCCGGCGCGTCGCCCGCGATGCCGGTCCGGTGCAGCGCGACGTGCGTGCGGCCCGCGATCCACGAGGCGACGCCGCCTTCGGTCTCGTAGAACGCTTCGAGCGGGAAGTGCGCCTCGCGCGACTTGTGGGCGAGATCGGCCATGGCGCGGCCGACCTCGTCGCGGAGCGAGCGCGTGATCGCCGCGGGATCTTCGAGCACGACGATGGCGTCGTCGGGCAGGTACGAGGCGAGCGGCGCGAGGTCGAGGTACGCCGGGAGAAACCCCTCCGCGCCGAAGAACGTGCGCCCGCTCGTCACGTCGTCCACGAGGGCGCGCGCCTTGATCGAGGGCAGATCCACGGCGTCGCACGCGCTGCGCACGCGCTCTCTGGCGCGCGCCTCGTTCTCGGGCGTGAGCACGGCCTCGCGCGCCTGCGGGAGCCAGACCTCCTTGATGTCGGCGATCGTCTTCTGTCCCTCGGGATCGAAGGATTTGATCGCCATGACGAGGTCGCCGTAGAACTCGATCCGAGCGGGGAAACTCGCGTTCGGCGGCCAGACGTCGAGCAGGGCGCCGCGCACGGCGAAGGTGCCCGGGTCCTCGACGAGCGGGCTTCGGACGTAGCCGGCCTGCGCGAGCCTGCGGATCAGGGCATCGCGCTCGATCTCCTGCTCGGTGACGACGAGCTCGGCGTGCTCGAGGACCTCGGGCTGCGGTACGACCTTCCGCGCGAGGGCGGAGACGGGACACACGAGCGCGCGCCAAGGCAGATCCACGGCCAGGTGGAAGAGCGCGGCGAGGCGGGCTTCGGCGCCGCGGCGATCGGGGTTCACGTCGGCGTAGGGGCTCGACTCGTTCGGCGGGAAGAGCAGCACCTCGCCGAGCGTGGTTTTTCCCGCGTCCGGCTCCTCGGCGTCGACGCCGGCGAGCAAAAACGATGCGTCGGCGTGGAGGGCGCGGGCGGACTCGAGATCCGCGGTGACCACGATGATCTTCCGGCGCGTGTTCTTCGCGAGCGCGCGGACGACGAGGGCGGTCGCGCCGCCCGCGACGGAGACGACGTGGATCGTGGGGCCCTTGTGGGCGTTGATCCGCGTGGCGAGGTCGCGCGTGGTGGTGATCGGGCGATCGAGCGGGAGCTCGTAAGAGGGCAGGGGCTCTACCGGTGCCGCTTCCGGGCGATCGAGCTCGAGCTCTTCGATTCCGGCGATCTCGCCGAGGGGAGCGCGCAGCTCTGCGGCTCTGTTTGCCTTTTCGGTCGCGGGCATCGTTCGCCCGCGCTCTGTAGCACGAAGCGTGCGGGAGCTACGGGGCCGAGATGTACTGCTCGGCCACCCAGAGCTGCGTGCCGTTGCTCATGGTGACGAAGTACTGACCTTGCGCGACTTGCGCGACCGTCCCGGGGTACTTGTTTCCGTCCGACCACGCGACGAGCACGGCCGAGCCGACGCCCGGCTTCGACAGGCTCTTGCCGAACGAATCGAGCGCGTGGCCGAGCTTGTCGAAGCCCGACTTGAGCGCGCCGCCGACGACCTTGGCCGCCTCGGCTGCGTCTTGCTCGATGCCCTTCGGCTGCTGGGGCTGCGGGGCGGGAGCGGGCGCGGGAACGGAGGCGGGAGCGGGCGCGGGCGCGGGCGCGGGAACGGAGGCGGGAGAGGGAGAGGGCGCGGGCGCGGCGGCCTCAGCCACGGCGGCTGCGGCTTCCTCGGGTGCTGCGAAGGCCGTGGCTTGCGTGCCGATCAACGTGGCGAGGGTGGTGATGGGGCGACGCTCGCCGCCGCGGTGGAGGCGCAAGAGCTCCTGCTCGACGGCGCACACGTACGCGACGAACTTCTGCATGTCGCGCGACATGGCGGCGTTCCAGTGGAAGGCGATCTGCTGGTACCGGAAGAGATCCAGGTCTTGCCGCGCGAGCGTGGACGAGAGGCCGGCGTGCATGATCTGGGCAGAGAGCTCGACGTACTCCTCGAACGTGAGCGTGGGGGCGGCGCCCTTCGCGCGGCCGAGCGCGGCCTGATACGCGGGGACGAACCGCGCGGCGATCGCGCCGCCGAGCGCGGGATCCTCGAGCCGCGCGAGCCAGCCCGCATGCGCGGCGAGCCAGTCCTCGCGGGAGACGTCCTTCGACTGCGCGACGCGCGCGCAGGCGTCGGTGTCGTCGGGGTGATCGGCGCAGAGGGCGCGGAGCTCGGCGTATTGCTCGAGCGAGAGGCCGGCGATGGGCGCGAGGGGATCCATGCGGGGCGAGGGAAGCCGGGGTGCGGTGAGGGGTCAAGGGGGAGGCAAGGGAAGGGCAGGGCGAGGGATCAGACGCCCAGCGTCCGGAGGAGCTTGTCGAGGCTGCGGGAGCCGTGCTGCCCGGGTTTGCACTTGCGGGCGTCGGGGAAGTTCAGCTTCGTGAAGAGGTCCTTCCCGTCGCGGATCTTGTCGTACTCGCGGCCGAGCAAGCGGGTGAGCTCCAGGACGCCCCTGCGGCCTTGTTCGCCCATGTTTCCTTCGAAGGAGTGGAACTTGGGGGCCGTCTTGAAGACGCGCCGCTGGTGCAGTCCCCGTGCGTCCGCGAGGAGCCAGGCTTCGAAGGTTCGATCGGCGATGACGACGTACGCCTCGTGATGGGCGTAGCCCTTCGCGCAGAGTTCCTTGGAGAGCTCGTGATGGACGGTTTGCGCAAACTGGCCCGTGCAGTCCTGCCGGCTCTCGCGATCGATGCAGATGACGACGCGGGTGCGCCCCGCGACGATGTGCCCGATGACCTTGGGCGCGACCATCTTGGCGATGGCGGTGGGCGTCATGTGCGAGCCGACGCCATGCAGGTTTGTCGGTTTGAGCGGAGGGCAGCCGGGGATCAGGCGGGGCAGCTCGGCGAGCGCGTGGAACTCGGTCTCGCCCTCGACGATGAGGCCGATCGTGGAG
Proteins encoded:
- a CDS encoding amidohydrolase family protein — translated: MLISVLGLFALASLDTGCGAPPRGVDWNGKRLPVIDLHLHPGDWDHVPEDTRKFLASRFPFPLGLDAEAAAKGSLEPENVLLEIDDAGIWGAGLFAIYAPRTVGIASNELVAEALTVAPERFFGLASLRVDRWSTDRDAELAQLESTLSRPGFVGIKLAHAHQHFRMDDAAYYPIYEISARMGKPLYLHTGTSPFPGTSQDAPYTDPTYLEPAIQQFSGAKFILGHLGYDFKEQRNVGLETCIRLAKAYPNVFLEPSALGSAGSDPTGANLKEAMRRMREEGVVDRIIYGSDGPQSPGFVKGYLDRTVAAMQEAGYTEQEATDVLAGNFSRVFGVAIPAEAAE
- a CDS encoding DUF4276 family protein — its product is MSRARADGPKALSTIGLIVEGETEFHALAELPRLIPGCPPLKPTNLHGVGSHMTPTAIAKMVAPKVIGHIVAGRTRVVICIDRESRQDCTGQFAQTVHHELSKELCAKGYAHHEAYVVIADRTFEAWLLADARGLHQRRVFKTAPKFHSFEGNMGEQGRRGVLELTRLLGREYDKIRDGKDLFTKLNFPDARKCKPGQHGSRSLDKLLRTLGV
- the mfd gene encoding transcription-repair coupling factor translates to MPATEKANRAAELRAPLGEIAGIEELELDRPEAAPVEPLPSYELPLDRPITTTRDLATRINAHKGPTIHVVSVAGGATALVVRALAKNTRRKIIVVTADLESARALHADASFLLAGVDAEEPDAGKTTLGEVLLFPPNESSPYADVNPDRRGAEARLAALFHLAVDLPWRALVCPVSALARKVVPQPEVLEHAELVVTEQEIERDALIRRLAQAGYVRSPLVEDPGTFAVRGALLDVWPPNASFPARIEFYGDLVMAIKSFDPEGQKTIADIKEVWLPQAREAVLTPENEARARERVRSACDAVDLPSIKARALVDDVTSGRTFFGAEGFLPAYLDLAPLASYLPDDAIVVLEDPAAITRSLRDEVGRAMADLAHKSREAHFPLEAFYETEGGVASWIAGRTHVALHRTGIAGDAPEPASLERFEVAPEDAPSLATFDQGDLERAIKAARASRGKTGALDPLVRRILAWQEHGMRVVIAARAETQVERLVTLLRHQGVRVKARLGAFDPALLDASDPEAARTALVVRGALARGVVAPAELVALVTEEEIFGARAHRRAARAGKDTKASARPFLEDLRNLSVGDFVVHADHGIGRYQGLVHKQVGGMVVDLITVEYAGGDKLYLPVYRLNQIQKFQGGEGAPKLDRLGGQTFAKTKARVEKSLRKMADELLRLYAERKSAVGEPTPLPDDDYAAFEATFPFDETPDQARAIGEVSSDLEAARPMDRLVCGDVGFGKTEVAIRAAFRVAASGRQVAVLCPTTVLAQQHYLNFKARMSPYALEVRAMSRFQSNKEQDEVTRGLREGKVDVVIGTHRLLSKDVHFKKLGLLVVDEEQRFGVTHKERIKALKTNVDVLTLTATPIPRTLQMAVTGLRDMSIITTPPAERRAIRTIVTRHDENVLREATLRELGRGGQVFYVYNRVEGLYERAARLQELVPSARITVAHGQMSETALEQAMLDFVEGRYDILCSTAIIESGLDIPRANTMIVDRADMFGLSQLYQLRGRVGRSKERAYCYLVVPPANAMTDESRSRIEALERHTELGSGFQIASLDLELRGSGDILGAEQSGNVAQVGFELFCQMLDEAVHELQGEPVVHEVDPELAFDADALLPEEYVSDVGVRLSFYKRLASASSPDEVQDLANEMEDRFGAPPIEARRLVHLMSLKTELRKLRALACEATAKGVTLHLRDDTPLDPAKVMKLVQPKGSPYKLSPDMRLSRRSRDTEPFASGLEATDKLLAELAGCMKAEA